The following are from one region of the Capsicum annuum cultivar UCD-10X-F1 chromosome 1, UCD10Xv1.1, whole genome shotgun sequence genome:
- the LOC107874221 gene encoding G-type lectin S-receptor-like serine/threonine-protein kinase RLK1 → MSDLVPQGSILNLDPQRGLILNDPQGNALWRTDIVFGNVDYGFMNDTGNFVVMGSDSSGPLWESFGNPTDTLLPNQILERGSFLVSQKSEANFTQGRFYLRMLDNGNLVLVTQSVPSNMDYDDEYYNSQTFDSTNATNSGDKLVFEENGVMNVLKRNNQRISDSSGWNVLWSQPNNICIEIDGEKGTGACGYNNVCNLGTNNRPVCNCPQGYSLVDPNDAYGDCKPDFSISCDEVGRGSPDDFYSFIMIRDTDWPKSDFQLISPSTEQDCQNACLNDCFCAVAIYRSNSCWKKKLPLSNGRIDTNLNSKAFMKIRKDGVPGLPIPGSHQKNSWRIWAIFASSLLGSSVLVNVLLIGVFCWGFFHIYKKIVNVLRPTSHVTDSFCHSFTYKELVEATDEFKEELGRGAYGIVYKGVMSGGSRSVVAIKKLDRVAHEAEKDFMTEVNVISQTHHKNLVRLIGYCNEGPHRLLVYEYMSNGTLASFIFSDPRPTWSQRTNIAMGIARGLAYLHEECSTQIIHCDIKPQNILLDDYHVARISDFGLSKLLKINQSRTDTNIRGTRGYVAPEWFRTSRVTVKVDVYSFGVLLLEIITCRKCLENEENYGTEAILTYWVLDCFQEGKLETLVQSDIEGLNDKKQLERFVMVGIWCIQEDPSTRPTMRKVCQMLEGSVGVTTPPCPYNFSNTI, encoded by the exons ATGAGTGATTTAGTGCCACAAGGATCGATATTGAATCTTGATCCTCAAAGAGGTCTTATACTTAATGATCCTCAAGGGAATGCCCTTTGGAGAACTGATATAGTTTTTGGTAATGTTGATTATGGATTCATGAATGATACTGGAAACTTTGTTGTAATGGGAAGTGATTCTAGTGGTCCATTGTGGGAAAGTTTTGGAAATCCAACTGATACTTTGTTGCCAAATCAAATATTGGAAAGAGGAAGCTTCCTTGTTTCTCAAAAGTCAGAAGCTAATTTCACTCAAG GTAGGTTTTATCTTCGGATGCTTGATAATGGGAATTTGGTGCTTGTTACACAGAGTGTGCCTTCCAATATGGATTATGATGATGAGTACTATAACAGTCAAACTTTCGACTCAACTAATGCAACGAATTCTGGGGACAAGTTGGTTTTTGAAGAGAATGGCGTGATGAACGTATTGAAGAGAAACAATCAAAG GATTTCGGATAGCAGTGGCTGGAATGTTTTGTGGTCTCAACCGAACAATATATGCATCGAAATTGATGGAGAGAAAGGAACTGGTGCTTGTGGTTACAACAATGTATGCAATCTTGGTACAAACAATAGACCAGTTTGTAATTGTCCACAAGGATACTCACTGGTTGATCCGAACGATGCTTATGGCGACTGCAAACCAGATTTTTCTATAAGTTGTGATGAAGTTGGGAGGGGTTCACCTGATGATTTTTACAGTTTTATCATGATTCGTGATACTGATTGGCCGAAATCTGACTTTCAGCTAATTAGCCCTTCAACTGAACAAGACTGCCAAAATGCTTGTCTGAATGATTGTTTTTGTGCTGTTGCCATTTATAGAAGCAATAGTTGCTGGAAAAAGAAGCTGCCGCTGTCGAATGGGAGAATAGACACTAATCTGAATTCGAAAGCTTTTatgaaaataaggaaagatgGTGTTCCTGGCCTTCCAATCCCGGGATCTCATCAAAAAAATAGTTGGCGAATATGGGCAATTTTCGCGTCTTCACTCTTAGGAAGCTCCGTGTTGGTAAATGTTCTGCTCATTGGCGTATTCTGTTGGGGATTCTTCCACATTTATAAAAAGATAGTGAACGTACTTCGCCCTACAAGTCATGTGACGGACTCTTTCTGTCATAGTTTTACGTATAAAGAACTTGTAGAAGCCACAGACGAGTTCAAGGAAGAGCTAGGCAGGGGTGCCTACGGGATTGTTTATAAAGGGGTGATGTCTGGCGGTTCAAGAAGCGTAGTCGCTATAAAGAAGCTGGACAGAGTTGCTCATGAGGCAGAGAAAGACTTCATGACTGAAGTAAATGTGATTAGTCAGACTCATCACAAGAATTTGGTCCGTCTGATTGGATATTGTAACGAGGGACCTCATCGTTTGTTGGTCTACGAGTATATGAGTAATGGAACTCTTGCAAGTTTCATATTTAGTGATCCGAGACCTACTTGGAGTCAGAGGACAAATATCGCGATGGGCATTGCAAGGGGACTTGCATACCTCCACGAGGAGTGCAGTACGCAGATTATCCATTGTGACATAAAACCTCAAAACATTCTCCTTGATGACTACCACGTTGCTCGAATATCAGATTTTGGATTGTCTAAACTGCTGAAGATCAACCAGAGTCGAACGGATACTAACATTAGAGGTACAAGAGGCTACGTTGCTCCAGAATGGTTTAGGACTAGTCGAGTCACGGTTAAGGTAGATGTTTACAGCTTTGGTGTACTGCTACTAGAGATCATCACTTGCCGGAAATGTTTGGAGAATGAGGAAAACTATGGAACGGAGGCAATTCTTACGTATTGGGTTCTGGACTGCTTTCAAGAAGGAAAGTTAGAAACTTTGGTGCAAAGTGATATCGAGGGCTTGAATGACAAGAAGCAGCTCGAGAGGTTCGTGATGGTTGGTATTTGGTGCATTCAGGAGGATCCATCGACGAGGCCTACTATGAGGAAGGTTTGTCAAATGCTTGAAGGATCTGTTGGAGTGACTACTCCACCATGTCCATATAATTTTAGCAATACTATTTAA